The Pricia mediterranea genome includes a window with the following:
- a CDS encoding glycoside hydrolase family 43 protein: protein MKKYLFYLTLTVGLSVFAQTPETSRGNNPIFEGWYADPEGAVFNDTYWIFPTYSDDFDKQLHFDAFSSKNLIHWEKHERILDTTKIKWLRQALWAPSIIERDDKYYLFFGANDIQRPGRDSYDPDNDINHYGGIGVAVADNPGGPYEDYLCEPLISDFYNDAQPIDQFAFKDTDGTYYFFYGGWSHCNLGVLNADFTGFVPWENGEKFKEITPEGYVEGPFMFLRNGIYYFMWSEGNWGDGSYRVAYSMSDKATGPYDRIGTILESKEGDIATGAGHHSVVKRPGTDEYIMVYHRRPVPNEDRDHRVVALDKMDFNDDGTIKPVKMTFEGVSADTIRE, encoded by the coding sequence ATGAAAAAATATCTTTTCTACCTGACCCTGACCGTTGGACTGTCGGTTTTTGCCCAAACCCCGGAAACATCGAGAGGCAACAACCCCATCTTCGAGGGCTGGTACGCCGACCCTGAAGGCGCAGTCTTCAACGACACCTATTGGATCTTCCCCACTTATTCCGACGACTTCGACAAGCAGCTTCATTTTGATGCCTTTTCCTCCAAAAATCTGATTCATTGGGAGAAACACGAACGCATCCTGGATACCACCAAAATCAAATGGTTGCGCCAGGCCTTATGGGCACCTTCGATTATCGAAAGGGACGATAAATACTACCTCTTTTTCGGGGCCAACGACATCCAAAGGCCCGGCAGGGATTCCTATGACCCCGATAACGACATCAACCACTACGGGGGTATCGGGGTGGCGGTCGCCGATAATCCGGGAGGACCTTATGAGGACTATCTGTGCGAACCCTTGATATCCGATTTTTACAACGATGCACAGCCTATCGATCAATTTGCTTTTAAGGATACCGACGGTACCTATTATTTTTTCTACGGGGGATGGAGCCATTGCAACCTGGGCGTGCTGAACGCTGACTTTACGGGATTCGTCCCGTGGGAAAATGGAGAAAAATTCAAGGAAATCACGCCCGAAGGCTATGTCGAAGGTCCGTTTATGTTTTTAAGGAACGGCATTTATTATTTTATGTGGTCCGAGGGCAACTGGGGCGACGGCAGCTACCGGGTGGCCTACTCCATGTCGGACAAAGCGACCGGTCCCTACGACCGCATAGGCACTATTCTGGAATCCAAGGAGGGGGATATCGCTACCGGGGCCGGGCACCATTCCGTCGTCAAAAGACCGGGCACCGACGAATATATTATGGTATACCACCGTAGGCCCGTTCCCAACGAAGACCGTGACCATCGTGTGGTCGCCCTCGATAAAATGGATTTCAACGACGACGGTACTATCAAGCCCGTAAAAATGACTTTTGAGGGAGTGTCGGCGGATACAATCAGAGAGTAG
- a CDS encoding Gfo/Idh/MocA family protein, translating to MKTKINIAIVGLGFGAEFIPIYKKHPSANLLAVCQRSASKLNELADAFDIEKRYTSYDELLKDTDIDAVHINTPIPDHGEQSIKALKAGKHVACTVPMATTVEECEEIVRLTQETGLTYMMMETVVYAREFLYMKELSDNGDLGKVQFLKASHQQDMDGWPNYWPGLPPMHYATHCVGPVLALTRGEAEYVSCFGSGTIREELIKEYDSPYAVETTHIKFRNSDLSAQVYRSLFDVARQYRESFEVYGSKKSVEWPLIEGKPLVVHTAKKPEPEIPEEVECPDFAKLLPKEIRHFTTQGVYDEDEHQHLSFTQGAGHGGSHPHLVHEFVDALVNTREPYPNARQSANMTCVGILAHESALRGGEIIRLPEFTFGS from the coding sequence ATGAAAACAAAGATCAACATCGCCATAGTAGGCCTCGGTTTCGGCGCGGAATTCATTCCCATCTACAAAAAGCATCCCAGCGCCAATTTGCTCGCGGTTTGCCAACGTAGCGCATCTAAACTGAATGAGCTGGCCGACGCTTTCGACATCGAAAAACGCTATACCTCTTACGATGAACTTTTAAAAGATACCGACATCGATGCCGTACATATCAACACGCCCATACCCGACCACGGGGAGCAATCGATCAAGGCGCTAAAGGCGGGTAAACACGTGGCCTGTACCGTGCCCATGGCGACGACCGTAGAGGAATGTGAAGAAATCGTCCGGTTGACGCAGGAAACGGGACTCACCTATATGATGATGGAAACTGTGGTTTATGCGCGAGAGTTTCTCTATATGAAAGAACTCAGCGACAATGGCGATCTGGGCAAGGTCCAGTTCCTAAAGGCCAGCCATCAACAGGACATGGACGGATGGCCCAACTACTGGCCCGGCTTGCCACCGATGCACTACGCCACCCACTGCGTGGGCCCGGTGCTGGCGTTGACCCGGGGCGAGGCGGAATACGTTTCCTGTTTCGGATCCGGAACCATCCGGGAAGAACTGATCAAGGAATACGATTCTCCCTATGCGGTGGAGACCACCCATATCAAGTTCCGTAATTCCGACCTGAGCGCGCAGGTGTACCGTTCGCTCTTCGATGTCGCGCGGCAGTATCGGGAGAGCTTCGAGGTGTACGGTTCCAAAAAATCGGTCGAATGGCCCCTGATCGAGGGAAAACCCTTGGTCGTACACACTGCTAAAAAACCCGAACCGGAAATTCCCGAAGAAGTCGAGTGTCCCGATTTCGCCAAGTTACTACCCAAGGAAATCCGGCATTTTACCACCCAGGGCGTATATGATGAAGACGAGCACCAGCATCTTTCCTTTACCCAAGGGGCGGGTCACGGCGGATCGCATCCGCATTTGGTGCACGAATTTGTCGATGCCTTGGTGAATACGCGTGAACCCTACCCGAATGCGAGACAATCCGCCAATATGACCTGTGTGGGGATTTTGGCCCATGAATCGGCTTTGAGGGGCGGGGAGATTATCCGGTTGCCGGAATTTACATTTGGGAGCTAA
- a CDS encoding sugar phosphate isomerase/epimerase family protein, with product MSKNLKYGVSTWLWQSPFTTESILLFPKIKKTGFDAVEIPVEDPSLIDGATVKRALDDNGLKGLVCGVFGPTKDLTSDDVALHDNCFRYAEQCFALCNTWNAEFLAGPMYSMVGKARMVSEEQRKLEWERAVNNLGKVCAMAQDHGVSIALEPLNRFESDLVNTAEDVMRLIADINHKSAGVLLDGFHMTIEEKNLRKAINAVGEKLIHVQVSENHRGIPGTGLTPWTDFKKGLEDVEYNGIISIESFTPEVKELAGAVCIWKHMADSQDQFASQGLRFLQETFG from the coding sequence ATGTCAAAAAACTTAAAATACGGCGTCAGTACCTGGCTCTGGCAATCTCCCTTTACCACGGAGTCGATTTTGCTCTTCCCCAAAATCAAAAAAACGGGGTTCGATGCGGTGGAGATTCCCGTGGAAGACCCTTCGTTGATCGATGGGGCCACCGTGAAAAGGGCGTTGGACGATAATGGCCTGAAAGGTTTAGTCTGCGGGGTGTTCGGTCCCACTAAGGACCTGACTTCCGATGATGTGGCCTTGCACGATAACTGTTTCCGGTACGCGGAGCAGTGCTTTGCGCTTTGCAACACTTGGAACGCGGAGTTTTTGGCCGGCCCCATGTATTCCATGGTGGGCAAGGCGAGGATGGTATCCGAGGAACAACGGAAATTGGAGTGGGAACGGGCGGTGAACAATTTGGGAAAGGTCTGTGCCATGGCGCAAGATCACGGGGTGTCGATAGCTTTGGAGCCCCTGAACCGCTTTGAGTCCGACCTAGTCAATACGGCGGAGGACGTAATGCGCCTGATAGCGGACATCAACCATAAAAGTGCCGGGGTATTGTTGGATGGATTCCACATGACCATCGAGGAAAAGAACCTCCGCAAAGCGATCAATGCCGTAGGTGAAAAGCTCATCCACGTTCAGGTATCCGAGAACCATCGGGGCATCCCCGGAACGGGACTCACCCCGTGGACCGATTTTAAAAAGGGCCTGGAGGATGTCGAGTACAACGGGATTATATCCATAGAAAGTTTTACCCCCGAGGTCAAGGAACTCGCCGGTGCCGTCTGCATCTGGAAACATATGGCCGATAGCCAAGATCAGTTCGCCTCTCAAGGGCTGCGGTTTTTACAGGAAACTTTCGGCTAA
- a CDS encoding PVC-type heme-binding CxxCH protein, giving the protein MKITICCLVVFILLAACKSDQNKETAADDTPRRIEMLFLGHASEHHNSRAYEPILAAALAKDGINLTYTEKVGDLNAKTLEQYDGVILYANYEKRHPAEEMALEDYVKEGHAFIPIHCASFSFNESESYIDMVGGRFSSHGTGTFTTDIVDKEHPITKNLTEFSTWDETYVHDNIADDITVLMERKEGERQEPWTWVKEYGKGKVFYTAYGHDERTWNRPGFQKLIKEGILWAVDDNTKKNWEEFSKDIPKLVYEPKDNIPNYEERNPAPQYQLPLSPEESAKLIQVPVGFDLELFAAEPDIINPIAMNWDERGRLWVIETVDYPNTVRDDKAVGDDKVKILEDTDGDGKSDKVTVFAENLNIPTSFVFYNGGIVISQAPYFLFLKDTDGDDMADVKEVLIDGWGTFDTHAGPSNLQQGIDNQLYGAVGYSGFEGSIFGKDHQFSQGLYRFDPGFRSFEFLTGTSNNTWGLGITESNAVFGSTANNTHSVFMGIPNANLMEVEGIPAQGSLKIDGHYDMRPITPNYRQVDVFGGFTAAAGHHFYTARDYPKEYWNTYAFVCEPTGGLVHIANIENEGAGYIEKDGGNLFAGADEWVSPVEARVGPDGNVWVADWYNFIVQHNPTPNEERGGYDAENGEGNAYINPLRDKSHGRIWRVVPETQGDQEPKSLDREDPEELLDALSDDNMFWRMTAQRLLVERGQSDVLPALYDLVNDSNVDDMGLNPAALHALWTIEGLGASDTDPEAANVVGGALYHPSGAVRKAAIQILPKNGTTDHALQSAKVLNDGDPEVQLAALLYFSERPASNNLGNKLYDLSTEKEVVNDPWLSKAVYAAASKHPNGFMAAYKKDNPRIGQKSVEKDEPKVMGPDDTATSTPFENASIAEVFYASYKDKVGTDSAETSDADAADESKKAQVVLIKTVKNEMKYDVTEFVVEAGKTVELVLENVDFMQHNLIIVQKGAKEKVGTAADRLATDPKGAEMQYVPQMEEVLFATDLIDPQQKATLTFTAPTEPGEYPFICTFPGHWRIMQGVMKVVDQ; this is encoded by the coding sequence ATGAAAATCACTATTTGTTGTCTGGTTGTATTTATTTTATTGGCAGCTTGCAAATCCGACCAAAACAAAGAAACCGCAGCCGACGATACCCCGCGAAGAATAGAGATGCTGTTCCTGGGCCATGCTAGCGAACACCACAATTCCAGGGCTTACGAGCCCATTTTGGCGGCCGCTTTGGCGAAGGACGGTATCAACCTGACCTATACCGAGAAGGTGGGCGACCTGAATGCCAAAACCCTTGAACAGTACGACGGCGTAATCCTCTATGCCAACTACGAGAAAAGGCATCCCGCAGAGGAAATGGCTCTGGAGGACTATGTAAAGGAAGGCCATGCCTTTATCCCCATCCACTGCGCCAGTTTCAGCTTTAATGAATCCGAGTCCTATATCGACATGGTCGGCGGCCGGTTCAGCAGTCACGGCACGGGCACATTTACCACGGATATCGTGGATAAGGAACATCCTATCACCAAAAATCTCACGGAATTCTCAACGTGGGACGAGACCTATGTACATGATAACATTGCCGATGATATCACGGTACTGATGGAGCGTAAGGAAGGCGAACGGCAAGAACCCTGGACCTGGGTAAAAGAGTACGGGAAAGGCAAGGTTTTCTATACCGCGTACGGTCATGATGAACGAACCTGGAACCGACCGGGATTCCAAAAACTGATCAAGGAGGGCATTCTGTGGGCGGTGGATGACAATACCAAGAAAAATTGGGAGGAATTTTCCAAGGATATCCCAAAACTGGTCTATGAGCCGAAGGACAATATCCCCAACTATGAAGAACGGAATCCCGCTCCCCAATATCAATTGCCGCTTTCCCCGGAGGAATCCGCAAAGCTGATCCAGGTGCCGGTCGGTTTCGATCTGGAGCTCTTCGCGGCCGAACCGGATATCATCAACCCCATCGCCATGAACTGGGACGAGCGGGGCCGGCTCTGGGTCATCGAAACGGTCGATTACCCCAATACCGTGCGTGACGACAAAGCCGTGGGGGACGATAAAGTAAAGATTTTGGAGGATACCGACGGCGATGGCAAGTCCGACAAAGTGACCGTATTTGCCGAAAACCTGAACATTCCCACCAGCTTTGTCTTTTACAATGGGGGAATCGTGATTTCCCAAGCCCCGTATTTTTTGTTTTTAAAGGATACCGATGGGGACGATATGGCGGATGTAAAGGAAGTTCTAATCGACGGCTGGGGCACCTTCGACACCCATGCCGGTCCCTCGAACCTGCAACAGGGTATCGACAATCAGCTGTACGGGGCTGTCGGATATTCGGGCTTCGAAGGCAGTATCTTTGGCAAGGACCACCAGTTCTCCCAAGGACTGTACCGCTTCGACCCGGGTTTTCGGAGTTTTGAGTTTCTGACCGGAACAAGTAACAATACCTGGGGCCTGGGCATTACCGAGAGCAATGCCGTTTTCGGTTCGACGGCCAATAATACCCATAGCGTTTTTATGGGCATTCCGAATGCGAACCTGATGGAAGTAGAAGGTATTCCAGCCCAGGGAAGCCTGAAAATCGACGGCCATTACGACATGCGGCCTATCACTCCGAACTACCGTCAAGTGGATGTTTTCGGAGGATTTACCGCCGCTGCGGGGCATCACTTTTATACGGCCCGCGACTATCCCAAGGAATATTGGAACACATATGCCTTTGTTTGCGAACCCACCGGAGGTCTGGTACATATCGCCAATATCGAAAATGAGGGTGCGGGCTATATCGAAAAGGACGGTGGCAATCTCTTCGCCGGTGCGGACGAATGGGTCTCACCTGTCGAGGCCAGGGTCGGACCGGACGGCAACGTTTGGGTAGCGGACTGGTACAACTTTATCGTACAGCACAACCCGACGCCCAACGAGGAGCGGGGCGGCTACGATGCCGAGAACGGCGAGGGCAATGCCTATATCAATCCCCTACGGGACAAATCGCACGGCCGTATCTGGCGGGTCGTTCCCGAAACCCAGGGCGATCAGGAACCCAAATCCTTGGACAGGGAAGATCCCGAAGAACTGCTGGACGCCCTTTCCGATGACAACATGTTCTGGCGTATGACCGCCCAGCGGCTGCTGGTGGAACGGGGCCAGTCCGATGTCCTCCCCGCACTGTATGATTTGGTAAACGATTCGAACGTGGATGACATGGGGCTCAACCCCGCTGCCCTACATGCGCTTTGGACCATCGAGGGCCTGGGCGCGTCGGATACCGATCCTGAGGCTGCGAACGTGGTCGGCGGCGCCCTGTACCATCCTTCCGGAGCGGTAAGGAAAGCCGCCATACAAATTCTTCCGAAGAACGGCACCACAGACCACGCGCTACAAAGCGCTAAAGTATTGAACGACGGAGACCCCGAAGTACAGCTGGCCGCCCTACTGTATTTCTCGGAACGCCCCGCCTCGAATAATCTCGGGAACAAGCTGTACGACCTTAGTACGGAAAAAGAGGTCGTCAACGACCCTTGGCTTTCCAAAGCGGTGTACGCGGCCGCCAGCAAACATCCGAATGGATTTATGGCCGCGTATAAAAAGGATAATCCCCGAATTGGTCAAAAATCGGTGGAAAAGGATGAACCGAAGGTAATGGGCCCAGATGATACAGCGACTTCGACCCCGTTCGAAAATGCATCGATCGCCGAGGTATTCTACGCTTCCTATAAAGATAAGGTAGGCACGGATAGTGCCGAAACTTCCGATGCCGATGCTGCCGATGAAAGTAAAAAGGCGCAGGTCGTACTGATCAAGACCGTCAAGAACGAAATGAAGTACGACGTGACCGAATTCGTCGTTGAGGCCGGAAAAACCGTGGAGCTTGTTCTGGAAAACGTCGATTTTATGCAGCACAACCTGATCATCGTACAAAAAGGGGCCAAGGAGAAGGTGGGCACCGCTGCAGACAGACTCGCCACCGACCCAAAGGGTGCCGAAATGCAATATGTCCCTCAAATGGAAGAGGTACTGTTCGCGACCGACTTGATCGACCCCCAACAAAAAGCGACCTTAACGTTTACCGCGCCCACCGAGCCGGGAGAATATCCCTTTATCTGTACCTTTCCCGGGCATTGGCGGATTATGCAGGGGGTGATGAAGGTCGTTGATCAATAG
- a CDS encoding glycoside hydrolase family 2 protein — translation MKNSLVLALYLLSFTSLLAQWKPAGDKIKTEWAQTIDPENVLPEYPRPMMERAEWKNLNGLWEYAIRPRGKSRPEKFDGKILVPFAAESSLSGVMKEVGKANELWYRTAFEVPGNWDEKNVLLHFGAVDWKTDVWINEVKVGSHEGGYTPFTFNITPFLGQGEQKLIVKVWDPTDEGPQPRGKQVKEPKGIWYTPVTGIWQTVWLEPVAQKSIANLRTVPDIDTGSVKIDADIVGGIYGDIVEVTVMDGVAEIATGKSAVGESVVLGIDNAKLWSPESPFLYEMEVKLLAKDSLAGEHTLQDEVKSYFGMRKISMKKDDYGIVRMQLNNEDYFQFGPLDQGWWPDGLYTAPTDAALKYDIEKTKELGFNLIRKHVKVEPARWYTHCDRMGILVWQDMPNGDDGPQWQNHNYFNGTEFKRTARSEAIYRNEWKGIMDYLFSHTSIVSWVPFNEAWGQFKTEEISEWTKAYDPNRLVNAASGGNFYRTGDIVDLHNYPGPAMYLYDAERTNVLGEYGGIGLALEGHLWRPDENWGYVKFKNSEEATDQYIEYAEKLKKMVKSGFSGAVYTQTTDVEGEVNGFMTYDRKVDKMDFAKVKKVNQELIKVLQE, via the coding sequence ATGAAAAACAGTCTTGTTCTCGCGCTATATCTACTTTCTTTTACCTCGCTTCTGGCCCAATGGAAACCCGCCGGGGACAAAATAAAAACCGAATGGGCGCAAACTATCGACCCAGAAAACGTCCTTCCCGAATATCCCCGCCCGATGATGGAGCGGGCGGAATGGAAAAACCTGAACGGATTGTGGGAGTACGCCATACGGCCCCGGGGAAAGTCCCGTCCCGAAAAATTCGACGGCAAGATCTTGGTGCCCTTTGCGGCGGAATCCAGTCTGTCGGGCGTCATGAAGGAGGTCGGCAAGGCCAACGAACTCTGGTACCGCACAGCTTTTGAGGTGCCCGGGAATTGGGATGAAAAAAATGTTCTGTTGCATTTCGGGGCGGTGGATTGGAAGACGGATGTCTGGATCAACGAGGTGAAAGTAGGCTCGCACGAAGGCGGATATACCCCTTTTACGTTTAACATTACCCCGTTCTTGGGCCAAGGGGAACAAAAACTGATCGTCAAGGTTTGGGACCCCACCGATGAGGGCCCCCAGCCCCGGGGCAAGCAGGTCAAGGAACCGAAGGGCATCTGGTACACGCCCGTTACCGGCATCTGGCAGACGGTATGGTTGGAACCCGTGGCGCAAAAGAGTATCGCGAACCTGAGGACCGTGCCCGATATCGATACCGGCAGCGTAAAGATCGATGCCGATATCGTTGGTGGTATCTACGGCGATATCGTCGAAGTAACGGTCATGGACGGGGTTGCGGAGATAGCTACCGGCAAATCGGCGGTCGGGGAATCAGTGGTGCTGGGTATCGATAACGCCAAGCTTTGGTCGCCCGAATCGCCGTTTCTCTACGAGATGGAGGTAAAACTGCTGGCCAAAGATTCGCTCGCGGGTGAGCATACCCTTCAAGATGAGGTAAAAAGCTATTTTGGCATGCGTAAGATATCCATGAAAAAGGACGATTACGGTATCGTTCGGATGCAGCTGAACAACGAGGATTATTTTCAGTTCGGTCCCCTTGACCAAGGCTGGTGGCCCGACGGCCTTTACACCGCACCCACCGACGCGGCCCTGAAATACGATATCGAAAAGACCAAGGAACTCGGGTTCAACCTGATCCGCAAGCATGTCAAGGTGGAGCCCGCCCGCTGGTACACCCATTGTGACCGGATGGGCATTCTGGTCTGGCAGGACATGCCCAACGGCGACGATGGCCCGCAATGGCAGAACCACAATTATTTCAACGGAACGGAGTTCAAAAGGACCGCCCGATCGGAGGCGATTTACCGAAATGAGTGGAAAGGGATCATGGACTATTTGTTTTCCCACACCAGTATCGTATCCTGGGTCCCCTTTAACGAGGCCTGGGGCCAGTTCAAGACCGAGGAGATCTCGGAATGGACCAAAGCCTATGACCCTAACCGACTGGTCAACGCGGCCAGTGGCGGCAATTTTTACCGAACCGGCGATATCGTCGACCTGCACAACTATCCCGGTCCCGCCATGTACCTTTACGATGCCGAACGCACCAATGTTTTGGGTGAATATGGCGGCATAGGCCTTGCTTTGGAAGGCCACCTTTGGCGTCCTGATGAAAACTGGGGCTACGTCAAGTTCAAAAATTCCGAGGAAGCGACCGATCAATATATTGAATACGCCGAGAAACTGAAAAAGATGGTGAAATCCGGTTTCTCCGGGGCCGTCTACACCCAGACCACCGATGTCGAAGGCGAGGTCAACGGGTTTATGACCTACGACCGAAAAGTAGACAAAATGGATTTTGCGAAGGTGAAAAAGGTGAACCAAGAGCTAATAAAAGTACTACAGGAATAA
- a CDS encoding M14 family zinc carboxypeptidase, producing MFKKLLFLVLLWSPAAFAQDYFLEKYAPLNEDIPSPEEFLGYGIGEHHTRHDRIVSYLQKLADVSDRASLHTYGKTHEGRQLVILTVTTPENLSNLTSLKKQHLAFTDPSQNVSNYGEVPIFINLAYNVHGNEPSSSEAALLSAYTLVASDNPEVLRYLSHAVVMVDPTINPDGRDRHTQWANSYQGSPNVSDPQDAEHNEYWPGGRTNHYWFDLNRDWLLAIHPESRGKLNWYHEWYPNVVTDFHEMGTQSSYFFEPMKPIGSLDPIMPKENYEDLNELFGQEFATALDSIGSFYFTKEVFDGTYPGYGSSYPDLQGGLGLLFEQASSRGHEQTTAFGKITFPFTIRNQYVSSMATVKAAVKNRDYLRKYQQDFFKSALNRAAKPKLKGYTFGDIKDQNRTKAFIDKLLLHRIKVYRSGDDFTVPTEQPQYRMVQTMFETYDKYRDSVFYDASAWSLANFYNMPYRSVRSLDLGNQVTTTEGLVETTPVTRSEYAYVIDWDDYNAPAVLHYLQERELVVSSAFKPFEIRTMDGATEKMGYGSLVVPVSLQKKNADEVFEILRKAQERFQVPMYALSTGYSSQGIDLGSRFVRPLEKPKAAMLIGTGTRSYEAGEVWHLLDTRVHMPITKLPMRTFNRADFSKYNTMVMVSGDYDLTEKQFGKLKDWVSAGNTLITIGTATKWAIEKNLVEERLTDQVRDSLEVKKNSVKMDSLGATERKPYVDADENLGKESVGGIIVEVDLDTTHPLAFGYNDTSIPVYKNNTVWLAPSKNEYSTVAKYSNDPHIDGFVTQKNLEGNLKPSASLVVSKLGGGRVVLFADNPNFRGSWYGTNRLFLNALFLGDEIEVPSRD from the coding sequence ATGTTCAAAAAGTTACTTTTCTTGGTGCTCTTATGGAGCCCCGCTGCCTTTGCGCAGGATTATTTTCTTGAAAAATACGCGCCCTTGAATGAAGACATCCCCTCCCCGGAAGAGTTTTTGGGCTATGGCATTGGGGAGCACCACACCCGCCACGATCGTATCGTATCCTATTTACAAAAATTGGCCGATGTATCCGACAGGGCATCCTTACATACCTACGGGAAGACGCACGAGGGGCGCCAATTGGTCATCTTGACGGTCACGACGCCCGAAAACCTATCCAACTTAACATCCTTGAAAAAGCAACATCTAGCGTTTACCGACCCCTCGCAAAACGTGTCGAACTACGGCGAGGTCCCTATTTTTATCAATCTGGCCTATAACGTTCACGGCAACGAGCCTTCCAGTTCTGAAGCCGCCCTGTTGAGTGCCTATACCCTGGTCGCCTCCGACAATCCCGAGGTTTTGCGATACCTCTCCCACGCGGTAGTCATGGTCGACCCGACCATCAATCCCGATGGGCGGGACCGCCACACCCAATGGGCCAATAGCTATCAGGGGAGTCCCAATGTCAGCGATCCCCAGGATGCCGAGCACAACGAATACTGGCCGGGCGGGCGCACCAACCACTACTGGTTCGACCTGAACCGCGATTGGCTGCTCGCCATCCATCCCGAAAGCCGAGGGAAATTGAACTGGTACCACGAATGGTATCCGAACGTGGTGACCGATTTTCACGAGATGGGTACCCAGAGCAGCTATTTTTTCGAACCGATGAAACCCATCGGCAGCCTCGACCCCATCATGCCGAAGGAGAATTACGAAGACCTCAATGAGCTATTCGGCCAGGAGTTCGCGACCGCATTGGACAGTATCGGCTCTTTTTATTTTACCAAGGAGGTTTTTGACGGTACCTACCCGGGCTACGGCTCTTCGTATCCCGATCTACAAGGGGGGCTGGGACTGCTGTTCGAACAGGCCAGTTCACGCGGACATGAGCAGACCACCGCTTTTGGCAAGATCACCTTTCCCTTCACCATCCGCAACCAATATGTTTCCAGCATGGCTACGGTGAAGGCGGCCGTAAAAAACAGGGATTATCTCAGAAAATACCAACAGGATTTCTTTAAGAGTGCGCTAAACCGGGCCGCAAAGCCCAAGTTAAAGGGATATACCTTCGGCGATATCAAGGACCAAAATCGCACCAAGGCCTTTATCGACAAATTGTTACTGCACCGAATCAAGGTCTATCGATCGGGGGACGATTTTACCGTACCGACGGAGCAGCCTCAATACCGGATGGTGCAGACGATGTTCGAGACCTATGACAAATACCGCGATAGCGTTTTCTACGACGCCTCGGCCTGGTCCCTCGCCAATTTTTATAACATGCCCTACCGGTCGGTCCGATCGCTCGACTTGGGAAACCAAGTGACCACGACCGAAGGCTTGGTCGAAACGACCCCGGTAACACGTTCGGAATATGCTTATGTCATCGATTGGGACGATTACAACGCCCCGGCGGTACTTCACTACCTTCAGGAACGTGAACTTGTGGTTTCCTCGGCCTTCAAGCCGTTTGAGATTCGCACGATGGACGGTGCGACCGAAAAAATGGGTTATGGCAGCCTCGTGGTACCGGTAAGCCTGCAAAAGAAAAATGCCGATGAGGTCTTTGAGATCCTTCGGAAGGCGCAAGAACGTTTTCAGGTGCCGATGTACGCCCTTTCAACGGGCTACAGCAGCCAAGGAATCGACTTGGGCAGCCGGTTCGTCCGACCTTTGGAAAAGCCCAAGGCGGCGATGCTCATCGGTACCGGTACCCGCTCCTATGAGGCGGGGGAGGTATGGCATTTGTTGGACACCCGGGTACACATGCCGATCACCAAACTGCCGATGCGGACGTTCAACAGGGCCGATTTCAGCAAATACAATACCATGGTGATGGTTTCGGGAGACTACGATCTAACGGAGAAACAGTTCGGGAAATTGAAAGACTGGGTCAGTGCCGGGAACACCTTGATAACCATTGGAACAGCCACCAAGTGGGCCATCGAAAAAAATCTGGTCGAGGAGCGCCTCACCGATCAGGTGAGGGATTCGTTGGAAGTGAAGAAGAATTCCGTGAAAATGGACTCCCTCGGAGCAACGGAGCGCAAGCCCTACGTCGATGCCGACGAAAACCTAGGCAAGGAAAGCGTGGGGGGTATCATCGTAGAGGTGGACCTGGACACGACCCACCCGCTAGCTTTTGGTTACAACGATACTTCCATTCCCGTTTATAAGAACAACACCGTATGGCTGGCACCGAGCAAGAACGAATATTCCACGGTAGCCAAATACAGCAACGACCCCCACATCGACGGGTTTGTCACCCAAAAAAACCTGGAAGGAAACCTAAAGCCTTCGGCCTCGCTCGTGGTCAGCAAACTCGGCGGCGGTCGGGTGGTGCTGTTCGCCGACAACCCCAATTTCAGGGGAAGCTGGTACGGTACGAACCGGCTGTTTCTGAACGCCCTGTTTCTAGGGGACGAAATTGAGGTGCCGTCAAGGGACTGA